Within the Flavobacterium sp. N502536 genome, the region ATCAGCTACCGGGTTGTCAGCCGGATCTTATACGGCCACTATTACAGATGCCGAATTAACACAAATTACAAGACCTTTTACCTTAATAGCACCTCCTGTACTAAATGGGACTCCCTCGGTTATTAATGTAGCTTGTTTTGGAGGTACCACTGGTTCAGCTACTATTGCTCCAACAGGAGGAACTCCGGGTTATACCTACAGCTGGTCTAACGGAGCCACGACTGCTATTGCAACCGGACTTGCCGCAGGAACTTATAGTGTTACCATCACAGATGCTAATGCATGTTCCAGAACGATCAATAATATTTCAGTAGGGCAACCACCTGCAGTTTTAAACGGGACAACTTCTACTACTTCAGCTTCTTGTTTTGGAGGAGCTAATGGTACCGCTACTGTTACTGCAACGGGCGGTATACCAGCTTATACTTATGCCTGGTCTCCATCAGGAGGTACTGCAGCAACAGCTACAGGATTACAGGCAGGAACTTACAGTGTTACCATTACAGATGCTAACGGCTGTACTAAAACCATAACCGGTATTTCTGTAGGACAACCAGCAGCCGCTCTTGATGGAACGGCTTCCAGCACAGCAGTTTCCTGCTTTGGAGGAAATAACGGTACAGCTACTGTTGTTGCATCTGGAGGAACTCCAGGTTATACGTATTCCTGGTCTCCATCAGGGGGTACTGCAGCAACTGCATCAGGGCTTCAGGCAGGAACTTACAGTGTAACCATTACAGATGCCAATGGTTGTACTAAAACGATAGGTGGTATTTCTGTTGGGCAACCGGCCGCATCACTTAACGGATCTATTAGTACAACTTCTGTTTCTTGCTTTGGAGCTGCGACTGGTTCTGCAACCGTAAGTGCTTTTGGAGGAACTCCGGGTTATACTTACTCTTGGTCTCCATCGGGAGGTACTGCAGCAACTGCATCAGGTCTTACAGCAGGAACTTATAGTGTTACCATTACCGACGCTAATTCTTGTATGCGTACGATCAGTAATATTGTAATAAGTACGGCTACCGCTATTAATCCACATGCAACACAAATTAATGTAAGTTGTAATGGTGGCAGTAACGGTTCAGCAACAGTTGCGCCTACGGGAGGAGCTGGTTCTTATACTTATCTTTGGTCCAATACTGCTACAACAGCATCCATAAATGGTCTTTCGCAAGGAACTTACAGTGTAGCTATAAAAGACGCTAACAACTGTACCGTTACACAAAACTTTACTATTACCCAGCCTCCGGTTCTGGTAGCTTCTCAGGGTGCATACACTAGTCCGTCTTGTAATAACGGGACTAACGGTAGTGCAACTGTAGTCGCTTCAGGCGGAACACCCGGATATACCTACTCATGGTCTCCATCAGGAGGTACTGCAGCAACAGCAACAGGTTTAGCAGCCGGTACTTATACCGCTACTGTTACAGATGCAAATGGTTGTAGTACTACTCAGGCTTTCACTCTTAGCAACCCTGCTGCATTTGCCGTAACAACTTCACAAACTGATGTTTTATGTAATGGAAGTGCAACCGGAAGCGCAGGTGTAGTCGTAACCGGAGGAACTCCAGGTTATACGTATTCATGGTCTCCATCAGGAGGTACTGCTGCAACAGCAACAGGATTAATAGCCGGTACTTATACCGTAACAATTACAGATGCAAATGGTTGTTTTACAACCAGAACATTCACCATCATACAACCTACAAACCCATTGGTAGCTACACAAGGTACAATTACTCATGTGAATTGCTTTGGAAATTCAACCGGAGCTGCTACTGTAAATGTAACAGGAGGAACAGGAGCTTATACCTATTCATGGGCACCATCAGGAGGTACTGCAGCAACCGCTTCAGGTTTAGCATCCGGTACCTATGTAGTAACGGTTACAGATGCAAATGCCTGTACCACTACACAAAGTTTTACTATCAATCAGCCGGCAGCATCTCTTAGTGCTTCTACCGCTGTCTTAGATGTAAGTTGTTTTGGAGGTGCAAATGGTAGTGCAACGGTAACGCCAAGCGGAGGAACACCTGGATATACGTATTCTTGGTCTCCATCAGGAGGTACTGCTGCAACAGCAACAGGATTATCAGCAGGAACTTATATCTGTACCATTACAGATAGTAAAGGCTGTACTTTAAACAGAACAGCTGTAATAGGTTCGCCAACAGCATTAACAGCTACAATATCAAAAACTGATGTAAGCTGTAATGGAGGTACTAATGGTACTGCTACTGTAAATGCAACCGGAGGTACAGCTGGATATACCTATTCATGGTCTCCAACAGGAGGTACTGCTGCAACAGCATCAGGATTAGCAGCCGCAACTTATACAGTAACAATTACAGATGCAAATGGTTGTTCGACTACTAAAAGTATCGCTGTAGGTTCACCAGCTGCATTAACTGTTACAAAATCACAAACAGATGTTTTATGTAATGGTTCAGCAACCGGAACCGCTACTGTAACTGTAACAGGTGGAACTACACCTTATACTTATGCATGGTCTCCAACAGGAGGTACTGCAGCAACAGCAACAGGATTGGCAACCGGAAACTACAGCTGTTTAATTACAGATGCTAACGGTTGTTTTATTACCGCAACATTCTTTATCGATCAGCCGGCAGTATTGGCGGCAACAACATCTAAAATAGATGCCACTTGTTCAACAACAGGTCAGGCTACCGTAAATCCAACTGGAGGAGTACTTCCGTACACTTACCAATGGTCATCAGGGGCAACAACAGCCACTGCTACAGGATTATCAGCCGGAAGCTATACTTGTATCATTACAGATGGAAACGGATGTACCAACACTCAAAGTGTAACCATTAATACAACCAACACTTTAGTCGCTACTGTTAGCCAAACAGCTGTTTTATGTAATGGAGGTAACACAGGTTCAGCAACGGTAACACCATCAGGTGCTCCGGGTCCGTTTACCTATGTATGGGCTCCTACAGGAGGTTCTGCTGCTACAGCCAGCAATCTTACTGCAGGTAACTATGCTGTAACGATTACTTCAGCTAATGGTTGTTCAATTATTAAAAATATTACTATTGGCGAACCTACTGCTTTGGTAGTAGTACCATCACAAACCAATGTTTCCTGTAATGGAGGTGCTAACGGAACGGCTACTGTAGCTGTATCGGGCGGAATTACACCTTATACTTACTCATGGTCTCCATCAGGAGGTACTGCAGCTACAGCTACAGGATTAAGTGCGGGTACTTATATTGTAACAATTACAGATGACAATGGTTGTACCATAACACAAAGTTTCAATATTATACAACCAACTGCGATTACTGGTACTATAGCAGCAACAAATGTTAGTTGTAATGGAGCAAACAATGGTTCGGCTACTGTAACTGCAACAGGAGGAACAGGTGCTTATACGTATTCATGGTCTCCTACCGGAGGTACTGCTGCAACAGCTACAGGATTAGCTCCTGGTAATTACACTGTTACAATTACCGACGCAAATTCTTGTACTACAACAGTAAGCACTGTTATAAGCGAACCTGCCGTATTAGCAGCAAGCATAGCAACGCAAACGAATATTTCTTGCAGCGGATTAAGCGACGGCGCCGTTACGATTAATGTAACCGGTGGTACACTTCCTTACACCTACTTATGGTCTAATGCTAGTACAACTAAAGAT harbors:
- a CDS encoding T9SS type A sorting domain-containing protein, giving the protein MKKFYLLLLLLFFTMQQLASQTVETFEGATNDLPNFTSNGKTFNLTSNYVSFKVYTLTGLGYNNSNKFLQVQDSPGPEAMGQIATISAATGNIKVNNLWLFVTGNAAYTPGGTSNTLPGSITFRGKLGGVTVFTLVKNTTGANTPNVSPNNGFIPINFATDGASDYTNINIDQLEIQLSSNYDYIAVDNFTWVDGVSLPTVTTTTATNVGSTKAIIGGNVTTDGGDANVERGIVWATTASPTIANNKFQIGTGAGIFSNTVTGLTPGSTIHYRAYAKNSAGTAYGAESTFATSAALSTSSTSFTNISCNGGTNGSATVVATGGVPPYTYSWSPAGGTGASATGLSAGSYTATITDAELTQITRPFTLIAPPVLNGTPSVINVACFGGTTGSATIAPTGGTPGYTYSWSNGATTAIATGLAAGTYSVTITDANACSRTINNISVGQPPAVLNGTTSTTSASCFGGANGTATVTATGGIPAYTYAWSPSGGTAATATGLQAGTYSVTITDANGCTKTITGISVGQPAAALDGTASSTAVSCFGGNNGTATVVASGGTPGYTYSWSPSGGTAATASGLQAGTYSVTITDANGCTKTIGGISVGQPAASLNGSISTTSVSCFGAATGSATVSAFGGTPGYTYSWSPSGGTAATASGLTAGTYSVTITDANSCMRTISNIVISTATAINPHATQINVSCNGGSNGSATVAPTGGAGSYTYLWSNTATTASINGLSQGTYSVAIKDANNCTVTQNFTITQPPVLVASQGAYTSPSCNNGTNGSATVVASGGTPGYTYSWSPSGGTAATATGLAAGTYTATVTDANGCSTTQAFTLSNPAAFAVTTSQTDVLCNGSATGSAGVVVTGGTPGYTYSWSPSGGTAATATGLIAGTYTVTITDANGCFTTRTFTIIQPTNPLVATQGTITHVNCFGNSTGAATVNVTGGTGAYTYSWAPSGGTAATASGLASGTYVVTVTDANACTTTQSFTINQPAASLSASTAVLDVSCFGGANGSATVTPSGGTPGYTYSWSPSGGTAATATGLSAGTYICTITDSKGCTLNRTAVIGSPTALTATISKTDVSCNGGTNGTATVNATGGTAGYTYSWSPTGGTAATASGLAAATYTVTITDANGCSTTKSIAVGSPAALTVTKSQTDVLCNGSATGTATVTVTGGTTPYTYAWSPTGGTAATATGLATGNYSCLITDANGCFITATFFIDQPAVLAATTSKIDATCSTTGQATVNPTGGVLPYTYQWSSGATTATATGLSAGSYTCIITDGNGCTNTQSVTINTTNTLVATVSQTAVLCNGGNTGSATVTPSGAPGPFTYVWAPTGGSAATASNLTAGNYAVTITSANGCSIIKNITIGEPTALVVVPSQTNVSCNGGANGTATVAVSGGITPYTYSWSPSGGTAATATGLSAGTYIVTITDDNGCTITQSFNIIQPTAITGTIAATNVSCNGANNGSATVTATGGTGAYTYSWSPTGGTAATATGLAPGNYTVTITDANSCTTTVSTVISEPAVLAASIATQTNISCSGLSDGAVTINVTGGTLPYTYLWSNASTTKDLSGLTAGTYTLTVTDAKGCIATKSVTLITTPDVTAPVPNVATLPVITNSCAVLSAQIPVPTATDNCSGTITATTTSPLNYNTPGTYTITWKYTDVSGNISTQTQTVQVLNSALQQVTFTNATVTYNKNPQALQVANLPAGATVSYSITPSGTGNSATNAGTYTVTAVVSPAASAPNCSPITLTAQLTIQKAPQLITFPILGIKTLGGSNTFNLGATANSGLAVNYTFTYKTALPPATVAPLTGVVTMLRPGEVTIVASQAGDSNYLAAPDVTQLLVIKNNDITVTQITIGTKVYPNPAKTLNYLMACGENNVNVTLTNTTNATFTPSANFTINTPKPGIYNQNVTITSEDGSASATYAITVEKPFGFYDIVHQKFNNVLIVNNNPQTNGGYEFVSYQWFKNGQLIGTGQYFSAGDDLANKLDLTADYSVKMTTKDGKVLQTCTSKIKSQKSLEVKLYPNPVETGKMLTVDADLPEGDLENMQISLYSVTGQLITTVKSSTAQTQIQLPSTTESNMVLVVVESGNIKKSFKVLVK